One Hevea brasiliensis isolate MT/VB/25A 57/8 chromosome 5, ASM3005281v1, whole genome shotgun sequence genomic region harbors:
- the LOC110659613 gene encoding probable glutathione S-transferase, with translation MAAGEEVKLLGGWFSPFSHRVELALKLKGIPHQVLQEDLSNKSPLLLKNNPVYEKIPVLIHNQKPISESFVILEYIDETWKRNPLLPQDPHDKALARFWASFIDDKLAEAVRRTITTQGEQQQQDVKKATEALEILEGELKIKGKRFFGGETLGIVDIMLGWISIWLGVIEEFAGVQVIDPENFPVIEKWKRDFLQVPAVKESLPQRDLLVGYFENFRRFKLASVPAPGN, from the exons ATGGCAGCTGGGGAAGAGGTGAAGCTGTTGGGCGGTTGGTTCAGTCCATTTTCTCACAGGGTGGAACTGGCATTAAAGCTTAAGGGAATTCCACATCAGGTTTTACAGGAAGATTTATCCAACAAGAGCCCTCTGCTTCTCAAGAACAATCCTGTCTACGAGAAAATCCCTGTCCTTATTCATAATCAGAAACCCATTTCTGAATCCTTTGTCATTCTTGAGTACATTGATGAGACTTGGAAACGCAACCCTTTATTACCTCAGGATCCTCACGACAAGGCCTTGGCTCGCTTCTGGGCTAGCTTCATAGATGACAAG CTTGCGGAAGCTGTAAGGAGAACTATAACTACCCAAGGAGAGCAACAGCAGCAGGATGTGAAGAAAGCAACGGAAGCCTTGGAAATTCTTGAAGGAGAGCTCAAGATCAAGGGAAAAAGATTCTTTGGAGGTGAAACGCTAGGAATTGTTGATATAATGCTGGGTTGGATCAGCATATGGCTTGGAGTAATTGAGGAATTTGCTGGTGTCCAGGTAATTGACCCTGAAAACTTTCCTGTCATAGAAAAATGGAAGCGGGATTTTCTCCAGGTTCCTGCTGTCAAAGAATCCTTGCCTCAGAGGGACCTTTTGGTGGGATACTTTGAGAATTTTCGCAGATTTAAACTAGCTTCTGTTCCAGCACCTGGAAATTAA
- the LOC110659614 gene encoding uncharacterized protein LOC110659614 translates to MDQQQLLLQQQQQQQQQQQQFLLLQQLQKQAQQQQQAAAISRFPSNIDAHLRPTGLHRPLNLQHQNPNPNPNSNPNMHQQGSSLAQNAQEVQHSQQQQQQKGIRPLVNQVELQMAYQDAWRVCHPNVKKPFSSLEDACERLLPYHVVADYEAEEDDRILDSDTTGQIPSRPQQWDFNIAAKVAEFTGTFEKQALAFNIITRKRALGEFRSEERLMIEQILLQEEKRLLFELKTEMDAREKAGREAQLRMAAMVQAEQARAESHSHAEMISPTPIRRSALGSQGNNVPIGHEMGEQEHGANPDQMMNGWGNNAQKDEKEPSEDFLNDEENENGDTGALGEWREVGEFDLNSR, encoded by the exons ATGGATCAACAGCAATTGCTCTTACAACAGCAACAGCAACAGCAACAGCAACAGCAACAATTTCTCTTGCTACAACAATTACAGAAGCAAGCCCAACAGCAGCAGCAAGCGGCAGCGATTTCGCGATTTCCTTCCAACATCGATGCCCACCTCCGCCCCACGGGCCTCCATCGTCCTCTCAATCTCCAgcaccaaaaccctaaccctaaccctaattctaATCCCAATATGCACCAGCAGGGATCCAGTTTGGCCCAAAATGCCCAGGAAGTGCAGCATtctcagcagcagcagcagcagaagGGGATCCGGCCCCTAGTGAACCAGGTCGAGCTCCAGATGGCTTACCAGGACGCTTGGCGTGTGTGCCACCCGAATGTCAAGAAGCCATTTTCTTCGCTTGAGGATGCCTGTGAGAG ATTACTACCTTATCATGTAGTAGCAGACTATGAAGCAGAGGAGGATGATAGAATCCTGGATTCTGACACAACAGGTCAGATCCCATCTCGTCCTCAGCAGTGGGATTTCAACATTGCAGCCAAAGTTGCAGAATTCACAGGCACATTTGAGAAACAGGCCCTAGCTTTCAACATAATAACTCGCAAGCGAGCTTTAGGGGAATTCCGGTCTGAGGAGAGATTGATGATTGAGCAGATTCTTCTCCAGGAGGAGAAGCGGcttttgtttgagctgaaaacaGAAATGGATGCCAGGGAGAAAGCTGGTAGGGAGGCTCAGTTGAGAATGGCAGCCATGGTTCAGGCAGAGCAAGCTCGTGCAGAATCACATTCTCATGCTGAAATGATATCTCCTACTCCAATAAGGAGAAGTGCCCTTGGATCACAAGGCAACAATGTTCCAATTGGTCATGAAATGGGAGAGCAGGAACATGGTGCAAACCCTGATCAGATGATGAATGGCTGGGGAAACAATGCACAGAAAGATGAGAAGGAACCATCTGAAGATTTCTTGAACGATGAGGAGAATGAGAATGGGGACACTGGTGCCCTGGGTGAATGGCGAGAAGTTGGGGAGTTTGATCTGAACTCCAGATGA